A single genomic interval of Deltaproteobacteria bacterium harbors:
- a CDS encoding HDIG domain-containing protein, producing the protein MSHYVSPVSPQRSLPDRETCLEILCRYDVPFHIVAHSQRVAQVTVTLGRLLARSGLCLDLVLAEAGALLHDIAKMIAIEKGEDHAAQGAEIVASLGFPEIGEIVRRHVHLGQEYDGFSCITEVVLVNYADKRVRHTEVVDLEDRFDDLAVRYGTTAEKRQRIQSLRDQALKWEALIFQGISQDPSCLNLLNRFEPHILPEEDICLLQP; encoded by the coding sequence ATGTCCCATTATGTTTCCCCGGTCTCCCCACAACGATCCTTGCCGGACAGGGAGACCTGCCTCGAGATCCTTTGCCGTTACGATGTCCCTTTTCACATCGTCGCCCACTCCCAGAGGGTTGCCCAGGTCACTGTCACCTTAGGCAGGCTCCTTGCCAGGTCCGGGCTTTGTCTCGATCTTGTCCTGGCTGAGGCCGGGGCCCTGCTCCACGACATCGCCAAGATGATCGCCATCGAAAAGGGAGAGGATCACGCGGCTCAAGGGGCCGAGATCGTTGCATCCTTGGGGTTTCCCGAGATCGGAGAGATCGTCAGGAGACATGTGCATCTTGGACAGGAGTATGACGGTTTTTCCTGCATCACTGAGGTAGTGCTCGTGAACTATGCGGACAAGAGGGTCAGGCACACGGAGGTTGTGGACCTGGAAGATCGATTCGACGACCTTGCGGTTCGCTACGGCACGACAGCCGAGAAAAGGCAAAGGATCCAGAGCCTGCGGGACCAGGCCCTTAAGTGGGAGGCCCTTATATTTCAGGGCATCAGCCAGGATCCTTCCTGCCTCAATCTGCTCAACCGGTTTGAACCCCATATCCTCCCGGAGGAAGACATATGCCTGCTGCAACCGTGA
- the dnaA gene encoding chromosomal replication initiator protein DnaA, whose protein sequence is MAESSFRIWIEPLEYSGHEGDVLVLSCPNAFFASCVQENYLSLLADEVGAGKAVSRIRLVPKTGTDGPVRTQLHLPRFSPGEIVRPPFVKGYVFEEFVVGQSNRHAYEVCRATAYDKGHAGQIVYLHARPGLGKSHLAQAVGHAIFEARPSTRISYLSANDFTRQVVTAVRGGDMDAVSRRFSEECDCLLLEEVHGLSGRERTQKELARTLDRLLVRGKTILLTGCQPPNQIEVCSELSSRFASSLLVNINPPDRDTRRKILVRKARNHGVHLDEAVLDYLADHIQGDIRKIEGAVIGLASRSSLLKQEIDLSLAREMVESIVGKQADITVDDIRKVICRHFNVDAEALCSKSRKRSITWPRHIAMYLARRLTDASLEEIGRVFNRDHATVVHSVKYIAKQMETSPRIRREVEFVSERIEARRWKTEG, encoded by the coding sequence TTGGCCGAAAGCAGCTTTCGTATCTGGATCGAACCCCTCGAATATTCTGGGCATGAAGGAGATGTCCTCGTCCTTTCCTGCCCGAATGCCTTTTTTGCCTCTTGCGTCCAGGAAAATTACCTCTCTCTCCTTGCGGATGAGGTGGGGGCGGGCAAGGCGGTCTCCCGCATCAGATTGGTCCCAAAAACAGGTACCGACGGTCCTGTCCGGACCCAGCTCCATCTTCCGAGATTTTCCCCGGGAGAAATTGTAAGACCCCCATTTGTAAAGGGCTACGTATTTGAGGAGTTCGTGGTCGGGCAGTCCAACAGGCATGCCTATGAGGTCTGCCGGGCCACTGCATACGACAAAGGGCATGCCGGCCAGATCGTTTACTTACATGCCCGGCCAGGGCTCGGGAAAAGTCATCTCGCCCAGGCCGTGGGCCATGCCATTTTCGAGGCCCGGCCCTCGACCCGCATCTCCTATCTTTCCGCCAACGACTTTACGCGCCAGGTCGTCACTGCTGTCAGAGGCGGTGACATGGACGCGGTCTCCCGCCGGTTCAGTGAGGAGTGCGATTGTCTCCTCCTGGAGGAGGTCCATGGTCTGTCCGGCCGGGAACGTACCCAGAAGGAGCTTGCCAGGACCTTGGACCGACTCCTCGTACGGGGAAAGACCATCCTCCTCACCGGCTGCCAGCCACCAAACCAGATAGAGGTATGCAGCGAATTGAGCTCCCGTTTTGCCTCCAGCCTCCTTGTGAACATCAACCCGCCGGACCGGGATACCCGCAGAAAGATCCTCGTCAGAAAGGCCCGCAACCATGGGGTCCATCTGGATGAGGCGGTTCTCGATTACCTCGCTGATCATATACAAGGAGACATTCGGAAGATCGAAGGCGCAGTCATCGGCCTCGCATCCAGATCAAGCCTTCTTAAGCAAGAGATCGATCTTTCGCTTGCCCGCGAGATGGTGGAAAGCATCGTGGGCAAACAGGCGGACATCACCGTGGATGACATACGGAAGGTCATCTGCCGCCATTTCAACGTGGACGCCGAGGCCCTCTGCTCAAAGTCAAGGAAACGTTCCATCACTTGGCCCCGCCACATAGCCATGTATCTGGCCAGGCGCCTTACCGACGCCTCCCTCGAGGAGATCGGACGGGTCTTCAACCGGGACCATGCAACCGTCGTCCACTCGGTGAAATACATCGCAAAACAGATGGAGACCTCGCCACGGATCCGGCGTGAGGTCGAATTCGTGTCGGAACGCATCGAGGCGCGGCGCTGGAAAACAGAAGGGTGA
- a CDS encoding FAD-binding protein has translation MRKRGLVKALQEAIGRENVLTSPADLECYSYDASGSASMPDMVVLPQGPEAVSKVLAMASDASIPIVPRGAGSGTAGGSVPVFGGIVVSLARMNRILSIRTDDLTVEVEPGAVTGDIQKAVEEKGLFYPPDPASLAFCTIGGNVSTGAGGPRAVKYGVTKDYVVSLEVVLAGGNIIRTGTKTAKNAVGYDLTRLMTGSEGTLGIVTGITLKLLPLPEKTGTAIAIFADPRSAVRSVTALFEAGLLPRCAEFLDARCIHLVRDLLPPMPDAPARALLLVEVDGTAAAVKQELSGAEEILRHAGAVAFHRAGSQEVATAFWRARRGLSPAMKRLGLTGKVSEDVCVPRHALPDMLDAIEQIDARTTCTIVTFGHAGDGNLHVNILFDAQSEDAKAETGRTVEEILDAAVRLGGTISGEHGVGLSKRPYVKNELGPETLGIMKGIKAAFDPGGIMNPGKVFP, from the coding sequence GTGAGGAAAAGGGGACTTGTAAAGGCCCTTCAGGAGGCGATAGGGCGGGAAAACGTCCTGACATCTCCTGCGGACCTGGAATGCTATTCCTATGACGCGAGCGGATCGGCCTCCATGCCTGATATGGTGGTCCTGCCGCAAGGCCCAGAGGCGGTCTCGAAGGTCCTTGCCATGGCGTCGGATGCCAGTATCCCCATCGTCCCCCGAGGGGCTGGCTCCGGTACCGCAGGGGGCTCTGTCCCGGTCTTCGGCGGCATCGTGGTCTCCTTAGCCCGCATGAACCGGATCCTCTCCATCCGTACCGACGACCTCACGGTCGAGGTGGAACCAGGGGCCGTCACCGGAGACATCCAGAAGGCAGTGGAAGAAAAGGGCCTTTTCTATCCTCCAGACCCGGCAAGTCTGGCCTTTTGCACCATAGGAGGCAACGTCTCCACCGGGGCCGGAGGGCCGCGCGCCGTAAAATACGGGGTCACGAAGGACTACGTCGTTTCCCTGGAAGTGGTGCTCGCTGGGGGCAACATCATCCGGACAGGGACAAAGACCGCAAAGAACGCCGTTGGATACGACCTCACCCGCCTCATGACAGGCTCGGAAGGGACCCTCGGAATCGTGACCGGCATCACCCTCAAACTGCTCCCCCTTCCCGAGAAGACGGGTACGGCCATAGCGATCTTTGCCGACCCCCGTTCAGCCGTCCGGTCTGTGACCGCCCTCTTTGAGGCCGGGCTGCTCCCGCGGTGCGCGGAATTCCTCGACGCCCGATGCATCCATCTCGTCCGTGACCTTTTGCCCCCCATGCCTGATGCACCAGCCCGCGCCCTCCTCCTCGTGGAGGTGGACGGCACCGCAGCCGCGGTCAAGCAGGAACTCTCGGGCGCGGAGGAGATCCTACGCCATGCAGGCGCTGTCGCCTTTCACCGGGCCGGATCCCAGGAGGTGGCCACGGCATTCTGGCGCGCACGCCGTGGACTCTCCCCGGCCATGAAAAGATTGGGACTCACGGGCAAGGTGAGCGAGGACGTATGCGTGCCGCGCCATGCCCTCCCGGACATGCTCGACGCCATAGAACAGATCGACGCCCGCACCACATGCACTATCGTCACCTTCGGACATGCCGGAGACGGCAACCTCCACGTAAACATCCTCTTTGACGCGCAGAGCGAAGACGCAAAGGCTGAGACAGGACGCACGGTCGAGGAGATCCTGGATGCGGCCGTGCGCCTCGGCGGAACCATCTCCGGCGAACACGGGGTGGGCCTTTCAAAAAGGCCCTACGTGAAAAATGAGCTTGGCCCTGAAACCCTTGGCATCATGAAAGGTATCAAGGCGGCCTTTGATCCCGGGGGGATCATGAACCCAGGAAAGGTCTTTCCATGA
- the ispD gene encoding 2-C-methyl-D-erythritol 4-phosphate cytidylyltransferase codes for MKVSAIIVAAGSGTRFGAGVPKQFVTLAGRPLLFWSIFAFADIPEVEEIVAVIPEGHEETFETLLRQNPVSGARIRWCAGGATRQESVLKGLRASEPDIPWAAVHDGARPLVTREIIQDVLLAAHSLGAAIPGLPVADTVKLVDEEGMIIRTLERKNLILAQTPQVCRKRDLNAAYKRAEELALTATDEAGLLEAAGVPVGVRPGSVENIKITTRDDLILAEAILAKRDKALWRCQNP; via the coding sequence ATGAAGGTATCGGCCATCATCGTGGCAGCAGGCTCTGGGACCCGCTTCGGGGCAGGTGTCCCCAAGCAGTTCGTGACCCTCGCAGGCCGCCCTCTCCTCTTCTGGAGCATCTTCGCATTTGCCGACATCCCTGAGGTGGAAGAGATCGTTGCCGTCATACCCGAGGGGCATGAGGAGACCTTTGAGACGCTCTTGAGACAAAATCCCGTATCCGGGGCCCGAATCAGGTGGTGCGCCGGGGGGGCGACCCGCCAGGAATCGGTCCTGAAGGGTCTTCGCGCATCAGAACCGGATATCCCATGGGCCGCAGTGCATGACGGGGCCCGTCCCCTCGTGACCCGGGAAATCATTCAGGACGTCCTCCTTGCGGCCCATTCCCTCGGGGCCGCCATTCCAGGGCTTCCAGTGGCTGACACAGTGAAGCTCGTGGACGAAGAGGGGATGATCATAAGGACCCTCGAGCGAAAAAACCTGATACTTGCCCAAACCCCCCAGGTCTGCCGAAAAAGGGACCTAAACGCCGCTTACAAAAGGGCCGAGGAACTTGCCCTCACGGCAACCGACGAGGCGGGCCTCCTCGAGGCCGCAGGGGTTCCCGTGGGGGTCCGACCCGGATCGGTCGAGAACATCAAGATCACGACTCGTGATGACCTAATCCTTGCCGAAGCGATCCTTGCAAAAAGGGATAAGGCCTTATGGCGCTGCCAAAACCCCTAA
- a CDS encoding transposase — MDKSVTEDWAGARLYFDLVMLSYNLMNWFKEKALGREKTKEMAGTIRWRLIWIPAKLVKAAGRRPLLKLSSCWPFQEEFLRAKAALT, encoded by the coding sequence TTGGACAAGAGCGTCACAGAGGATTGGGCCGGGGCGAGGCTCTACTTCGATCTGGTCATGCTCTCCTACAACCTCATGAACTGGTTCAAGGAAAAGGCCCTCGGACGGGAGAAAACAAAGGAAATGGCCGGAACCATTCGCTGGCGCCTCATCTGGATCCCGGCAAAGCTCGTAAAGGCGGCCGGAAGAAGGCCCCTTCTCAAGCTCTCCAGTTGCTGGCCTTTCCAGGAAGAATTCCTTAGAGCCAAAGCAGCGCTCACCTGA
- a CDS encoding type II toxin-antitoxin system HicB family antitoxin, with protein MQLTAVYKKFPQGYAAFVEELPGANTQGETLNEARRNLEEAVQLVLEANRQIAEETLSGEDVIREPLSLPVS; from the coding sequence ATGCAACTAACAGCAGTTTACAAGAAGTTTCCGCAGGGCTATGCTGCCTTCGTGGAGGAACTTCCCGGGGCGAACACTCAGGGGGAGACACTCAACGAAGCCCGCAGGAACCTGGAAGAGGCTGTACAACTTGTCTTGGAAGCCAACCGGCAGATTGCAGAAGAGACGCTCTCTGGCGAAGACGTCATTCGCGAGCCGCTTTCACTCCCCGTATCATGA
- a CDS encoding acetate--CoA ligase family protein, whose translation MPDGEIKKVIERSRETGWVLEPDAKRVMALSGMDVPQGIFTADPNEACRFARKIGYPVVAKVVSPRIVHKSEAGGVVTDIRDDKTLSAVFERFSGLDGYMGVLVEESVSGLELIVGGKVDEQFGPVVLVGMGGVGVEIYRDTVIRMAPLEAKDVEGMLRELTASRLLDGYRGGRPVNRNALVGTVVKFSCLLMEIEGDMESADLNPVMCTPERCVVADARIMLA comes from the coding sequence ATGCCGGACGGGGAGATAAAAAAGGTCATCGAAAGGTCCCGGGAAACGGGCTGGGTGCTCGAGCCGGACGCAAAGCGCGTGATGGCCCTCTCGGGTATGGACGTACCACAGGGAATTTTTACCGCCGATCCGAACGAGGCCTGCCGCTTTGCTCGAAAGATAGGCTATCCTGTTGTCGCCAAGGTGGTTTCTCCTCGCATCGTCCACAAGTCAGAAGCAGGGGGCGTGGTAACGGATATTCGGGATGACAAGACCCTGTCCGCAGTCTTTGAACGATTTAGTGGCCTCGATGGGTACATGGGGGTCCTTGTGGAGGAGAGTGTCTCAGGGCTGGAGCTCATCGTCGGAGGAAAAGTGGACGAACAATTCGGCCCGGTCGTGCTTGTGGGAATGGGCGGCGTCGGGGTGGAGATCTACCGGGACACCGTCATCAGGATGGCGCCCCTCGAAGCAAAAGACGTGGAGGGTATGCTCAGAGAGCTGACGGCCTCGCGCCTCCTTGACGGCTATCGGGGAGGACGCCCAGTGAACCGAAATGCCTTGGTTGGGACGGTCGTCAAATTTTCTTGCCTCCTCATGGAGATTGAAGGGGATATGGAGTCCGCAGACCTCAACCCGGTCATGTGTACCCCTGAAAGATGCGTCGTGGCCGACGCGAGGATCATGTTGGCCTAA
- a CDS encoding CoA-binding protein: MDFTPLFAPESLAVIGVSLSNEVHPANVIYAKNHFRSRVRTYAVNPKGGVLLGERVFKGVGEIPEEVDLAVVAVRAEYVPGVIEECIAAKVGGAVVISGGFAEAGRRDLEERLVALSRNADFPIIGPNCLGIFIPSRLDTLFLPGERIIQPEIGDVAFVSQSGGVLVDQMLRFSQEGIGLSAGVSIGNKAVVGEIDLLAHFSRDAATRVIAFYIEGFARRQGRAFVQAAQKCPKPVVVLKAGKSPGGQKAVSSHTASLAGDYAVFRAVCAQHGIIEAQDEQELVSFCESLSRSRSGIRGRIGIVTGSGGHGAMCVDLCARYGLEVPAFSEETQKALRERFSPGIRAIASLANPCDLTGSAVDDDFVEAVSFLGSDPTIDCVIVLLLPYLPGTTMDLGARLSRIRQRYGKALVAYVPHVEKYRMLIEGFELNDIPVSRSIEGAVQMADALRRCKTCRTGR; this comes from the coding sequence ATGGATTTTACCCCCTTGTTTGCCCCGGAGAGTCTTGCCGTAATCGGCGTATCGCTTTCGAACGAAGTACACCCGGCAAACGTCATATATGCCAAAAACCATTTTCGTTCGCGGGTCAGGACCTATGCAGTGAACCCCAAGGGTGGGGTCCTTCTCGGGGAACGCGTCTTCAAGGGCGTGGGGGAGATACCGGAAGAGGTCGATCTCGCCGTGGTCGCGGTCCGGGCCGAATACGTCCCGGGCGTCATCGAGGAGTGTATCGCAGCCAAGGTCGGTGGTGCTGTGGTGATCTCAGGGGGGTTCGCCGAGGCAGGTAGGCGGGACCTGGAAGAACGGCTTGTCGCCCTTTCCAGGAATGCGGATTTCCCCATCATTGGCCCCAATTGCCTCGGCATCTTCATTCCTTCACGCCTCGATACCCTTTTCCTGCCGGGTGAAAGGATCATCCAGCCGGAGATTGGGGACGTGGCCTTCGTGAGTCAGAGCGGCGGTGTCCTCGTGGACCAGATGCTCAGGTTCTCTCAGGAGGGGATCGGGCTCTCGGCAGGGGTGAGCATCGGAAACAAGGCCGTTGTGGGGGAGATCGATCTGCTCGCCCATTTTTCAAGGGATGCGGCGACCCGGGTGATTGCCTTTTATATCGAAGGCTTTGCCAGAAGGCAGGGGAGGGCGTTCGTCCAGGCTGCACAAAAGTGCCCGAAGCCGGTGGTGGTACTGAAGGCGGGGAAAAGCCCAGGAGGACAAAAGGCCGTTTCCAGCCATACGGCCTCACTTGCAGGCGATTACGCCGTTTTTAGGGCCGTATGCGCCCAGCATGGGATCATTGAGGCCCAGGACGAGCAGGAGCTCGTCTCTTTCTGCGAGTCCCTGAGCCGGAGCCGGTCGGGCATCAGGGGACGAATCGGCATCGTTACTGGAAGCGGAGGTCACGGGGCCATGTGCGTGGATCTCTGCGCGAGATACGGGCTTGAAGTGCCCGCATTTTCCGAAGAGACCCAAAAGGCCCTCCGTGAGAGGTTCTCACCCGGAATCCGTGCGATCGCATCCCTTGCAAACCCATGTGATCTCACAGGAAGCGCCGTGGACGACGATTTCGTGGAGGCGGTCTCTTTTCTGGGATCGGATCCGACGATTGACTGCGTGATCGTCCTCCTCCTTCCGTATCTGCCCGGTACGACCATGGATCTTGGGGCACGGCTGAGCAGGATCCGTCAGAGGTACGGAAAGGCCCTTGTGGCCTATGTCCCTCATGTGGAGAAGTACAGGATGCTCATCGAGGGCTTCGAACTCAACGATATCCCCGTGTCTCGGTCCATAGAGGGTGCCGTGCAGATGGCTGACGCCTTGAGGAGGTGCAAAACATGCCGGACGGGGAGATAA
- the serA gene encoding phosphoglycerate dehydrogenase, with translation MKVLVSDPIAQDGINILKEAGIEVVVRTGMSPEELLSAVADIDGLVIRSSTKVTKEVVAAAKHLKVVGRAGSGLDNVDIPACNARGIVVMNTPGGNTNSAAEHTIAMMFAVSRHIPQATASMKAGKWEKKRFMGQELRGKTLGIIGIGRIGSIVAQYAQGLGMKVIAYDPHILPEAADRIGVEVLSLDDLLARADYVSIHTPLTPETKGMVNASVFARMKKGAVLISCARGGIVNEADLDEALASGKLFGAALDVFEKEPTTKENPLFAHDNFICTPHLGASTREAQENVATAVARQIADYLTRGEIRNAVNVPSVSGEAMAKLGPFLVLAERLGLFHAQLAEGPVEEVTIAYSGEMADLDTTPVSISVVKGLLTPALREEVNFVNAPILARERGIKITESKSVTSEDYTNLLAVTVKAADGKNLVAGTIFGKKEPRIVRINDFRLEAVPEGNMLLIQNEDRPGVIGRIGTALGEFGINIARMQVGQDPDRRKNVMLITTDEPMTQEALTHLLKQDGVTSARILVL, from the coding sequence ATGAAGGTTCTCGTTTCAGATCCCATCGCTCAAGATGGCATTAACATCCTCAAGGAAGCCGGCATCGAGGTCGTAGTCAGGACAGGTATGTCGCCTGAAGAGCTTCTATCGGCCGTTGCCGATATCGACGGCCTTGTCATTCGAAGCAGCACCAAGGTGACAAAGGAGGTGGTCGCGGCAGCCAAACACCTCAAGGTCGTGGGCCGGGCCGGCTCCGGTCTCGACAACGTGGATATCCCGGCCTGCAACGCCCGTGGGATCGTGGTCATGAATACTCCGGGCGGCAACACCAATTCCGCTGCCGAGCACACCATCGCCATGATGTTTGCTGTCTCTCGTCACATTCCCCAGGCGACCGCCTCCATGAAGGCGGGCAAATGGGAAAAGAAGCGCTTCATGGGGCAGGAGTTGAGAGGCAAGACCCTCGGCATCATCGGGATAGGCCGGATCGGAAGCATAGTCGCCCAGTACGCCCAGGGGCTCGGAATGAAGGTCATCGCGTATGATCCCCACATCCTCCCGGAGGCAGCGGACCGGATCGGCGTTGAGGTCCTGTCCCTCGACGATCTTCTTGCACGTGCCGACTATGTCTCGATCCATACTCCGCTTACGCCGGAAACCAAGGGCATGGTCAATGCATCGGTCTTCGCCAGGATGAAAAAGGGGGCCGTGCTGATAAGCTGTGCCCGAGGCGGGATCGTGAACGAGGCCGATCTTGACGAGGCCCTCGCATCCGGCAAGCTCTTCGGTGCCGCCCTCGACGTCTTTGAAAAAGAGCCTACCACTAAGGAAAATCCCCTTTTTGCGCACGACAATTTCATCTGCACCCCACACCTCGGCGCGTCCACCCGTGAGGCCCAGGAAAACGTCGCCACGGCCGTGGCCCGGCAGATCGCCGACTATCTCACAAGGGGCGAGATCAGAAATGCCGTAAACGTCCCGTCTGTAAGCGGGGAGGCCATGGCAAAACTCGGGCCTTTCCTTGTCCTTGCCGAACGGTTAGGCCTCTTCCATGCCCAGCTTGCCGAAGGTCCAGTGGAGGAGGTGACCATCGCCTACTCTGGGGAGATGGCCGACCTGGACACCACACCCGTCTCTATCTCGGTGGTGAAGGGACTCCTCACCCCGGCATTGCGCGAGGAGGTGAACTTCGTAAACGCCCCCATACTTGCCCGTGAGCGCGGCATCAAGATCACAGAATCCAAGAGCGTCACCTCTGAGGATTACACAAACCTCCTTGCTGTGACCGTCAAGGCGGCCGACGGAAAGAATCTCGTCGCCGGGACCATCTTTGGCAAAAAGGAGCCGCGCATCGTTCGCATCAACGATTTCCGCCTCGAAGCAGTCCCTGAAGGGAACATGCTCCTCATACAGAACGAAGACAGACCCGGGGTCATTGGGCGTATCGGCACCGCCCTCGGGGAGTTCGGCATCAACATCGCCCGCATGCAGGTTGGCCAGGACCCAGACCGCAGAAAGAACGTCATGCTCATCACCACGGACGAGCCCATGACCCAAGAGGCACTTACCCATCTCCTGAAACAGGATGGAGTGACGAGCGCGCGTATTCTCGTTCTCTAG
- a CDS encoding alanine--glyoxylate aminotransferase family protein produces the protein MLKKRYLMAPGPVAVAPEVLARMSEPIIHHRSPQFSSILTGVRSDLKYLFQTANDVIIFASSGTGGMEASVVNLLSPGDTAIVVRAGKFGERWTELCEAYGVTAVNIDVPWGEAVDPDAVQNALEAHPEAKAVFMQAHETSTGAKHPVREIGALVKDRAETVLVVDAITALGVYELKTDEWGLDVVVTGSQKALALPPGLSLVSVSEKAWRLVERSRLPKYYLSFERERKAIGKQTTAFTPAVSLIIGLAEVLKGIREAGLPAVFEHHRRLAEGTRAAVAALGLEFFSKAPSEAVTVIKAPAGINGQDVVKIMREKYGITIAGGQAQAKGKIFRISHMGHLSEWDMIMAISAVERVLKELGHPVELGRGVAAAEAYFAQ, from the coding sequence ATGCTCAAGAAGCGCTATCTCATGGCGCCTGGGCCGGTCGCGGTTGCCCCAGAGGTCCTCGCGCGCATGTCCGAGCCCATCATTCATCACCGCTCTCCCCAGTTTTCCTCAATTCTGACAGGGGTGCGCTCTGACCTCAAATATCTCTTCCAGACCGCTAACGATGTCATCATCTTCGCGTCCTCAGGGACCGGCGGGATGGAGGCCTCGGTCGTGAATCTCCTCTCCCCTGGAGACACTGCAATCGTCGTGCGCGCCGGCAAATTCGGCGAGCGCTGGACCGAACTCTGTGAGGCGTATGGCGTTACCGCAGTGAATATCGATGTCCCGTGGGGTGAGGCTGTGGATCCTGATGCGGTGCAAAATGCCCTCGAAGCCCACCCCGAGGCCAAGGCAGTTTTCATGCAGGCCCATGAGACCTCGACCGGTGCGAAACATCCTGTCCGGGAGATCGGCGCCCTTGTGAAGGACCGGGCCGAAACGGTCCTGGTCGTGGATGCCATCACGGCCCTTGGGGTCTATGAACTCAAGACTGACGAGTGGGGACTCGATGTGGTCGTCACCGGCTCCCAGAAGGCCCTTGCCCTGCCGCCCGGCTTAAGCCTTGTGAGTGTGAGCGAAAAGGCATGGCGTCTCGTGGAAAGGTCTCGTCTTCCCAAGTACTACCTGAGCTTTGAAAGGGAGCGAAAGGCCATCGGCAAGCAGACGACTGCCTTCACGCCTGCTGTCTCCCTCATCATCGGTCTTGCCGAGGTCCTCAAGGGTATCAGGGAGGCCGGCCTCCCTGCTGTTTTCGAACATCACAGGCGTCTTGCCGAAGGGACCAGGGCGGCAGTCGCAGCGCTCGGGCTCGAATTCTTTTCCAAGGCCCCGTCCGAGGCCGTGACTGTCATCAAGGCCCCTGCCGGGATCAACGGCCAGGACGTGGTCAAGATCATGCGGGAAAAATACGGCATCACCATTGCAGGCGGACAGGCCCAGGCAAAGGGGAAGATCTTTCGCATCTCTCACATGGGACATCTCTCCGAGTGGGACATGATCATGGCCATCTCCGCCGTCGAGCGTGTGCTCAAGGAGCTTGGACATCCCGTAGAGCTAGGCCGGGGTGTTGCCGCCGCCGAGGCCTATTTCGCACAGTAA
- a CDS encoding DUF2162 domain-containing protein yields the protein MEKAVFFGLVFSIFAFAVKGGMGLAFRSGLGDRWYMRLMVPGYFAAYGALFAAGAWIARSGFIHRHMEAFLKIAEAGILLHLALAGGLLVWGMALLKRDIKGCEKTRASWLLLVPCPVCLTVILTTTSVLYVVFPHGGMLPALGAYGLFAAISLVTMVSVVMISRIAKGIEGSSPLHRLGTVMVLLASYFIATLYITPHVSAIPSIYAIASRDASGPAVPGVHKAVIAGICIVLFVCGYIAGKRKQGGAP from the coding sequence ATGGAAAAGGCCGTATTCTTCGGGCTTGTCTTTTCGATCTTCGCCTTTGCGGTAAAGGGCGGCATGGGACTTGCTTTCAGATCGGGCCTCGGTGACCGCTGGTATATGCGGCTCATGGTCCCCGGTTATTTTGCCGCATACGGTGCCCTGTTTGCAGCAGGCGCCTGGATCGCGCGTTCCGGATTCATCCACAGGCACATGGAGGCATTTTTGAAGATCGCTGAGGCAGGTATCCTGTTGCACCTTGCCCTTGCCGGGGGTCTTCTCGTTTGGGGGATGGCACTTCTAAAAAGAGACATTAAAGGATGCGAAAAGACCCGGGCGTCATGGCTCCTACTTGTCCCCTGCCCTGTATGCCTTACGGTGATCCTTACAACCACCTCTGTCCTTTACGTCGTCTTCCCGCACGGAGGCATGCTGCCGGCACTTGGCGCCTACGGGCTCTTTGCCGCCATCTCCCTGGTAACCATGGTGTCGGTTGTGATGATCAGCCGCATCGCCAAGGGCATAGAGGGCTCCTCTCCCCTTCACCGCCTCGGGACCGTCATGGTGCTCCTTGCCTCCTATTTCATTGCAACCCTCTACATCACCCCCCATGTCTCCGCCATCCCTTCCATCTACGCAATCGCCTCCCGCGACGCTTCCGGCCCGGCTGTTCCAGGGGTCCACAAGGCAGTTATCGCAGGCATATGCATCGTCCTTTTCGTCTGCGGATACATCGCTGGAAAACGCAAGCAAGGAGGGGCGCCATGA